In one Roseburia intestinalis L1-82 genomic region, the following are encoded:
- the rpiB gene encoding ribose 5-phosphate isomerase B, whose product MKIAIGNDHAATELKFVIMDYLKELGHEVINFGTDTSDSCNYPEYGEKVGRAVVAGEADCGVLICGTGVGISIAANKVKGVRAAVCSDCATARLVKEHNNANIIAFGARIVGTELAKDIVKAYLDAEFLGGRHQTRIDLIHEIEERNS is encoded by the coding sequence ATGAAAATCGCTATTGGAAATGATCATGCAGCAACAGAATTAAAATTTGTCATCATGGATTATCTGAAAGAATTGGGACATGAAGTCATTAATTTTGGAACAGATACGTCAGACAGCTGTAACTATCCGGAGTATGGTGAAAAAGTCGGACGTGCCGTTGTGGCAGGGGAGGCAGACTGTGGAGTGCTGATCTGTGGAACCGGAGTCGGTATCTCAATCGCTGCAAATAAAGTAAAGGGAGTCCGTGCGGCAGTGTGTTCTGACTGCGCAACTGCAAGACTTGTCAAGGAGCATAATAATGCGAATATTATTGCATTTGGTGCAAGAATTGTCGGAACCGAGCTGGCAAAAGATATCGTAAAAGCATATTTAGATGCAGAGTTTTTAGGTGGAAGACATCAGACGAGGATTGATCTGATCCATGAGATAGAAGAACGAAACTCATAA
- a CDS encoding GTP-binding protein has product MVKIDLITGFLGSGKTTFLRKYASHLIAQGQNIGILENDFGAVNVDMMLLGDLRGDNCELEMISGGCDTDTHRRRFKTKLISMGMCGYDRVIVEPSGIYDVDEFFDTLHEEPLDGWYQIGNVITVLDSNLEEDLPEGAEFLLASQAANAGCVVLSKTQETTEEEQKNAVSHLNRSLNNIGCKRQFDEVFAKDWDKLTDEDFKQLLSCGYHMENYRKPDLTQEKTFQSLYFMNMHLTEKKLQEAAKKLFLDKSCGKIFRIKGFMKNEKEQWIEMNATKKNLVISPIKMGQEVIIVIGEQLDEDAIRSCLEA; this is encoded by the coding sequence ATGGTAAAAATAGATCTGATTACCGGATTTTTAGGTTCCGGAAAAACAACATTTTTAAGAAAATATGCTTCGCATCTGATTGCACAGGGGCAGAATATCGGAATATTGGAAAATGATTTTGGGGCAGTCAATGTGGATATGATGCTGCTTGGTGATTTAAGGGGGGATAACTGTGAACTTGAGATGATATCGGGTGGCTGTGATACTGACACGCACCGGAGACGTTTTAAGACCAAACTGATCTCCATGGGAATGTGCGGATATGACCGTGTGATCGTGGAGCCGTCCGGGATCTACGATGTGGACGAGTTTTTTGACACACTTCATGAGGAGCCGTTAGACGGCTGGTATCAGATTGGAAATGTCATCACAGTTTTGGATTCAAATCTGGAAGAAGACCTGCCGGAAGGCGCAGAATTTCTGCTTGCATCGCAGGCGGCAAATGCAGGGTGTGTTGTTCTTAGCAAGACACAGGAGACAACAGAAGAGGAACAGAAAAATGCCGTTTCCCATTTAAACCGTTCCCTGAACAATATTGGATGTAAGAGACAGTTTGACGAAGTTTTTGCAAAAGACTGGGATAAGCTGACGGATGAGGACTTTAAGCAGTTGTTATCCTGCGGATACCACATGGAAAACTATCGCAAGCCGGATCTGACACAGGAAAAAACATTCCAGTCCCTCTATTTTATGAATATGCACCTGACGGAGAAAAAATTACAGGAAGCCGCAAAAAAATTGTTCCTGGACAAGTCCTGCGGAAAAATATTCCGTATCAAGGGATTTATGAAGAATGAAAAAGAGCAGTGGATCGAGATGAATGCCACCAAAAAGAATCTGGTGATCTCGCCGATCAAAATGGGGCAGGAAGTCATCATTGTGATCGGGGAACAGCTGGATGAGGATGCGATACGCAGCTGCCTGGAAGCATAG
- the nrdR gene encoding transcriptional regulator NrdR translates to MKCPFCSSENTRVIDSRPADDNNSIRRRRLCDECGKRFTTYEKVETIPLIVIKKDNNREQYDRSKIEAGVLRACHKRPISVNQINQLVDEVETEIFNREEKEIPSSLIGELVMDKLKDLEAVAYVRFASVYREFKDVNTFMSELKKMLDK, encoded by the coding sequence ATGAAGTGTCCGTTTTGCAGCAGTGAGAATACGAGAGTCATTGATTCAAGACCGGCAGACGATAACAATTCGATTCGCCGCAGACGGTTATGCGATGAATGTGGGAAGCGCTTCACAACATATGAGAAGGTTGAAACGATACCGCTTATCGTGATTAAAAAGGACAATAACAGGGAGCAGTATGACCGTTCCAAAATTGAAGCAGGGGTACTGCGGGCATGTCATAAGAGACCAATTTCTGTCAACCAGATCAATCAGTTAGTCGATGAGGTTGAGACGGAAATATTTAATCGTGAGGAGAAGGAGATCCCGAGCAGTCTGATCGGAGAACTTGTGATGGATAAGCTGAAAGATCTCGAGGCAGTTGCATATGTAAGGTTTGCTTCGGTATATCGTGAGTTTAAAGATGTGAATACATTTATGAGCGAATTGAAAAAGATGTTAGACAAGTAA
- the ychF gene encoding redox-regulated ATPase YchF: MKLGIVGLPNVGKSTLFNSLTKAGALSANYPFATIDPNVGIVSVPDERIVKLGELYHTKKVTPATIEFVDIAGLVKGASKGEGLGNQFLANIREVDAIVHVVRCFEDTNIIHVDGSIDPARDIETINLELIFSDIEILDRRISKIAKQARMDKTLAKELELVEAVKKHLEDGKMARTFEVPDDDDAQIWFKGYNLLTAKPMIYAANVAEDDLADDGASNPHVAKVREMAKEEGAEVFVICAQIEQELAELDEDEKKEYLEDLGVESSGLDKLVAASYSLLGLISFLTAGEDECRAWTIKKGTKAPQAAGKIHTDFERGFIKAEVVNYQDLLDNGSLSAAREKGIVGMEGKDYVVKDGDVILFRFNV; the protein is encoded by the coding sequence ATGAAATTAGGCATCGTCGGACTCCCAAATGTCGGAAAGTCTACATTATTTAATTCACTTACGAAGGCAGGCGCACTTTCGGCGAATTATCCATTCGCTACGATCGATCCGAATGTGGGAATTGTATCCGTGCCGGATGAGAGAATTGTAAAGCTTGGTGAACTCTACCACACGAAAAAAGTTACACCAGCAACGATTGAATTTGTTGATATTGCAGGACTTGTAAAGGGTGCAAGTAAGGGGGAAGGATTGGGAAACCAGTTCCTTGCAAACATTCGTGAAGTAGATGCAATCGTTCATGTCGTACGCTGCTTTGAGGATACAAATATCATCCATGTGGATGGATCCATTGACCCGGCAAGAGATATTGAAACGATCAATCTTGAACTTATTTTCTCAGATATTGAGATCCTTGACAGAAGAATCTCAAAAATTGCAAAGCAGGCAAGAATGGATAAGACGCTTGCGAAAGAGCTTGAACTTGTAGAGGCAGTAAAGAAGCATCTTGAAGATGGCAAGATGGCAAGAACGTTTGAAGTACCGGACGATGATGATGCACAGATCTGGTTTAAGGGATATAACCTTCTTACAGCAAAACCTATGATCTATGCGGCAAACGTGGCAGAGGATGATCTTGCAGATGACGGAGCATCGAATCCGCACGTTGCGAAAGTCAGAGAGATGGCGAAAGAAGAAGGCGCAGAAGTATTCGTAATCTGTGCGCAGATAGAGCAGGAACTTGCAGAGCTTGATGAGGATGAGAAAAAAGAATATCTTGAGGATCTCGGTGTTGAGTCAAGCGGACTTGACAAGCTTGTAGCTGCAAGCTATTCACTTCTTGGACTGATATCATTCCTCACTGCCGGGGAAGATGAGTGCCGTGCATGGACGATCAAAAAAGGCACAAAAGCTCCACAGGCAGCAGGAAAGATCCACACGGATTTTGAACGTGGATTTATCAAGGCTGAGGTTGTAAACTATCAGGATCTATTAGATAATGGAAGTCTTTCCGCAGCGCGTGAAAAAGGAATCGTCGGAATGGAAGGAAAGGATTATGTGGTCAAAGACGGAGATGTAATCTTATTCCGCTTTAATGTATAA
- a CDS encoding GGDEF domain-containing protein: MKKIALIMDGWKRWFTFAWPAGILQRIRQTGEEVSLYIFNSSGGWSCDEEYNTGEYNIYRLPNLREFDGIILDLNNIGYPKVREDVIRRAKESGVPVISIAKEIEDFYYVGINNEKAMRVMIEHLYEKHGCKKYWFVMGPEDNYENVKRMAALKAFMDEKQLIYSESDFYCESFEYQCGVNGFEKLLETHDALPQAVICANDNIAVGVCEAAAAHGYQVPKDFCVTGFDNFDKAAYYVPRISTISHIRENVGVACADLFLRIWKGEKPDRFYYTDTEGVFWDSCGCTAAEVPDQSAYLKGQIMYGIETAKFEDEVFSLEYELLKCNTVREMMYCIPQCIPSLKCDAMYLILDSHMDVYKEQVKLHRSLSFFDEDDFHVEGYPKCMQVKFAYKNGRMLDTDRMEIEGIFPFFEPHKGGTDFLFLPMHFRNRTVGYFVIENAVYLMEKQYLFQVVKTLTNAMENLHKKEKLEYMNQVLSDLYVKDSMTGLYNRMGYQKLSVSYFSIMKEKKVPVLVMFIDLDRLKYINDTYGHEYGDFAIVSIAKAMLKYCAADAIAARTGGDEFIVLEGAKDEMTGRLLAQKIRAELSEVQEKMQLPFQLSASIGAVVAQPGEENVLGSYIKQAEKLMYEEKAEKKVSRDN, translated from the coding sequence ATGAAGAAAATTGCACTGATTATGGATGGCTGGAAAAGGTGGTTTACTTTTGCATGGCCGGCAGGAATTCTTCAGAGAATCAGACAGACCGGCGAGGAAGTGAGTCTGTACATCTTTAACAGTTCGGGCGGATGGAGCTGTGATGAGGAGTATAATACCGGTGAGTATAATATATACAGGCTTCCAAATCTGCGCGAGTTTGATGGGATTATTCTTGATCTGAATAATATTGGATATCCGAAGGTGCGGGAAGATGTGATACGGCGCGCAAAAGAGTCCGGCGTACCGGTCATTTCCATTGCAAAAGAGATCGAAGATTTTTATTATGTCGGGATCAACAACGAAAAAGCAATGCGGGTGATGATCGAACATCTTTATGAGAAACATGGGTGTAAAAAATACTGGTTTGTGATGGGACCGGAGGATAATTATGAGAATGTAAAAAGAATGGCTGCATTAAAAGCATTCATGGATGAAAAGCAGCTTATATATTCAGAGTCGGATTTTTACTGCGAGAGCTTTGAATATCAGTGCGGTGTCAATGGATTTGAAAAACTGTTAGAAACACATGATGCACTGCCGCAGGCAGTCATCTGTGCGAATGACAATATTGCGGTTGGCGTATGTGAGGCGGCAGCGGCACATGGATATCAGGTTCCGAAAGATTTCTGCGTGACCGGTTTTGACAATTTTGATAAAGCGGCATATTATGTGCCGAGGATCTCGACGATCAGTCATATCCGGGAAAATGTGGGGGTTGCATGTGCAGATTTATTCCTGCGTATCTGGAAAGGGGAAAAACCGGATCGGTTTTATTATACAGATACAGAAGGTGTTTTCTGGGACAGCTGTGGGTGTACGGCGGCAGAGGTGCCAGATCAGTCGGCTTATCTTAAGGGACAGATCATGTATGGAATTGAGACAGCAAAGTTTGAGGATGAGGTGTTTTCTTTAGAATATGAGCTGCTCAAATGTAATACGGTGCGTGAGATGATGTACTGTATACCACAATGTATTCCGTCTTTAAAATGTGACGCAATGTATCTGATCCTTGATTCACATATGGATGTATATAAGGAACAGGTAAAATTACACCGGAGTCTTAGTTTTTTTGATGAGGACGATTTTCATGTAGAGGGGTATCCGAAATGTATGCAGGTAAAGTTTGCATATAAAAATGGCAGAATGTTAGATACAGACCGGATGGAGATTGAAGGTATTTTTCCTTTTTTTGAACCGCACAAGGGTGGAACAGATTTTTTATTTCTTCCGATGCATTTCAGAAACCGTACGGTTGGATATTTTGTCATTGAAAATGCAGTTTATCTGATGGAAAAACAGTATCTGTTCCAGGTGGTAAAGACACTGACAAATGCGATGGAAAATCTCCATAAAAAAGAAAAGTTAGAATACATGAACCAGGTTCTGTCAGATCTTTATGTCAAAGATTCCATGACAGGATTATATAACCGCATGGGATACCAGAAGCTGTCGGTAAGCTATTTTTCTATTATGAAAGAGAAAAAAGTACCGGTATTGGTAATGTTTATTGACTTAGACCGCCTGAAATATATTAATGATACCTATGGACATGAATATGGTGATTTTGCAATCGTTTCTATTGCAAAAGCAATGTTAAAATATTGTGCTGCGGATGCGATTGCAGCGCGGACCGGCGGTGATGAATTTATTGTGCTAGAGGGGGCAAAAGATGAGATGACAGGCAGACTGTTAGCACAAAAGATCAGGGCAGAATTAAGTGAAGTACAGGAAAAAATGCAGCTGCCGTTTCAATTAAGTGCCAGTATTGGTGCCGTTGTCGCGCAGCCTGGAGAGGAAAATGTGCTTGGCAGCTATATAAAACAGGCAGAGAAGCTGATGTATGAGGAAAAAGCGGAGAAAAAAGTAAGCAGGGATAATTGA
- the efp gene encoding elongation factor P, which translates to MISAGDFRNGITIELEGNIYQIIEFQHVKPGKGAAFVRTKLKNIKSGGVVEKTFRPTEKCPQARIDRKDYQYLYADGDLFYFMDVETYDQIALSKDDIGDALKFVKENEMVKMCSHNGSVFAVEPPLFVELRITETEPGFKGDTATGATKPAVVETGATVSVPLFVEQDDVIKIDTRTGEYLSRV; encoded by the coding sequence ATGATTTCAGCAGGAGATTTCAGAAATGGTATTACCATCGAGTTAGAGGGTAACATTTACCAGATTATTGAATTCCAGCACGTTAAACCAGGTAAAGGTGCAGCGTTTGTTAGAACTAAGTTAAAAAATATTAAGAGTGGCGGTGTTGTTGAGAAAACATTCCGTCCTACAGAGAAATGCCCACAGGCACGTATTGATAGAAAAGATTATCAGTATCTGTATGCAGATGGAGATTTATTCTACTTTATGGATGTTGAGACATATGATCAGATCGCTTTATCCAAAGATGATATCGGTGATGCCTTAAAATTCGTAAAAGAGAACGAGATGGTAAAAATGTGCTCTCACAACGGAAGCGTATTCGCAGTAGAGCCACCTCTGTTCGTAGAGTTAAGAATTACAGAGACAGAGCCAGGTTTCAAAGGTGATACAGCAACAGGTGCTACAAAGCCGGCAGTTGTTGAGACTGGTGCAACTGTATCTGTTCCGTTATTTGTTGAGCAGGATGATGTGATCAAGATTGATACAAGAACAGGTGAGTACTTATCCAGAGTTTAA
- a CDS encoding YlmC/YmxH family sporulation protein: MRFCEFQKKEVINVCDCKCLGNVCDLEFDEHDGCIRTIIVPGPAKFFGCVGREFELHIPCCKIVKIGPDIILVDIEEKEVRKKIQ; encoded by the coding sequence ATGCGTTTTTGTGAATTTCAGAAAAAAGAAGTGATCAATGTCTGTGACTGCAAGTGTCTTGGAAATGTCTGTGATCTGGAGTTTGATGAGCATGACGGATGTATCCGGACGATTATTGTTCCTGGACCGGCAAAGTTTTTTGGATGTGTGGGAAGAGAATTTGAACTGCATATTCCATGTTGCAAAATCGTAAAAATCGGACCCGATATCATATTGGTTGATATAGAAGAAAAAGAAGTTCGTAAGAAAATACAGTAA
- a CDS encoding alpha/beta hydrolase family protein, whose translation MRNFLCGRLREYGRACRLNLKDTGWGMKLVVLVITGFFCGALASEYFGTKLIFFAGGVFLGDMLLMVAVCLLSRFGDRIWHRNIGNILYGIVGFLIFVCCCVYGSVGNEHMVSTFFSTFLYILLLLAGRFIWAWLVKRRHTLIGGIHFVLGCVIWCVFLAFLFGQGFLDDYISDYLKNNIYVTQADEVAGFADYCAKGEYTPACVTYGPDGGTDMTTGTVDLSPYVAKEKKWHRIYRSFFTKHTRKDAPVAGKIWFPKEAENCPVVFMAHGNHSITAESYLGYDYLGEYLASHGYVFVSVDENILNERSGENDARAVLLLENIGEILKKNGDDSQPIYGKLDEQNIALMGHSRGGEMIADAYLFNEYDAYPSNGMFTFDYHYKIRALIAVAPSVNQYLPAGHETELSDIDYLVLQGANDQDISVFLGNEQYENVSFSKDGYYIASSLYIAGANHGQFNTEWGEYDIGRPFSLWLNVKNFITAEEQQEILKIASLVFLDKSLKGNDTYADFLTDYAKYAAYLPKTLYVQQYETSDISFITDYEEDSDLETAPGGSISAEHFTMWTEEELAYSEFAMGKRENHAVRLKWKETEAAYYEIALDEPMAMGEGGICFDAMDLREEAESEPMDFSVVLTDIYGNCAVSSVSDSVILYPAFPVKLSKIQYLTGKNEYKRQLQTVHITADQFADENGFDKEQIKSIRFVFDRLENGAVNLDNIAFVK comes from the coding sequence ATGAGAAATTTTTTATGCGGCAGACTGCGTGAATATGGCAGGGCATGCCGGTTGAATCTGAAAGATACCGGATGGGGAATGAAATTGGTGGTGCTGGTGATCACAGGATTTTTCTGCGGTGCACTGGCATCCGAATATTTTGGGACGAAACTGATTTTTTTTGCTGGAGGAGTGTTCTTAGGTGATATGCTGCTCATGGTGGCAGTATGTCTGCTTTCGCGTTTTGGTGACCGCATCTGGCATCGCAATATCGGAAATATTCTGTATGGGATTGTGGGATTTTTGATATTTGTCTGCTGTTGTGTATATGGAAGTGTTGGCAATGAACATATGGTCAGCACTTTTTTTTCTACATTCCTTTATATTTTATTGCTGTTAGCGGGAAGATTTATCTGGGCATGGCTGGTAAAACGGCGGCATACACTGATTGGCGGAATCCATTTTGTACTCGGCTGTGTTATATGGTGTGTGTTTCTGGCATTTTTGTTTGGACAGGGATTTTTGGATGATTATATTTCGGATTATCTAAAGAACAACATTTATGTGACACAGGCGGATGAAGTGGCTGGATTTGCGGATTACTGTGCGAAAGGAGAATATACGCCTGCCTGTGTGACCTATGGTCCGGATGGTGGAACAGATATGACAACAGGCACAGTGGATCTAAGTCCATATGTGGCAAAAGAGAAAAAGTGGCATAGAATCTACCGGAGTTTTTTTACGAAACACACCAGAAAAGATGCGCCGGTCGCGGGGAAAATCTGGTTTCCCAAAGAAGCAGAAAACTGTCCGGTTGTGTTTATGGCGCACGGCAACCACAGCATTACGGCAGAGTCGTATCTGGGATATGATTATCTTGGAGAATATCTGGCATCACATGGCTATGTGTTTGTGTCTGTGGATGAAAATATTTTAAACGAGAGAAGTGGGGAAAATGATGCGCGTGCGGTTCTTCTTCTGGAAAATATCGGGGAGATTTTAAAGAAAAATGGGGATGATTCACAGCCAATCTATGGTAAGCTCGATGAACAGAATATTGCATTGATGGGGCATTCGAGGGGCGGTGAGATGATCGCGGATGCATATCTTTTCAATGAGTATGATGCATATCCGAGCAATGGCATGTTTACGTTTGATTATCATTACAAGATCCGGGCGCTCATCGCGGTGGCACCGTCAGTCAACCAGTATCTGCCGGCGGGACATGAGACGGAACTTTCGGATATCGATTATCTGGTGCTGCAGGGAGCGAATGACCAGGATATCAGCGTTTTCCTTGGGAATGAGCAGTATGAGAATGTTTCATTTTCAAAAGACGGGTATTACATTGCATCCTCGCTCTATATCGCCGGTGCGAATCACGGACAATTCAATACGGAATGGGGAGAGTATGATATCGGAAGACCGTTTTCCCTGTGGCTGAATGTAAAGAATTTTATTACGGCAGAAGAACAGCAGGAAATCTTAAAAATTGCTTCACTTGTTTTTTTAGATAAGAGTTTGAAAGGAAATGACACCTATGCAGATTTCCTGACAGATTATGCAAAGTATGCCGCATATCTGCCAAAAACACTTTATGTACAGCAATATGAGACTTCGGATATTTCGTTTATTACCGACTATGAGGAGGACTCTGATTTAGAGACTGCGCCGGGAGGCAGTATATCTGCGGAACATTTTACGATGTGGACAGAGGAAGAATTAGCATATTCCGAATTCGCGATGGGAAAAAGAGAAAATCATGCGGTGCGGCTGAAATGGAAGGAAACAGAAGCAGCATATTATGAGATCGCATTGGACGAGCCGATGGCGATGGGAGAGGGCGGAATCTGTTTTGATGCCATGGATTTAAGGGAAGAAGCAGAGAGTGAGCCGATGGATTTTTCTGTGGTGCTGACAGATATCTATGGAAATTGTGCAGTCAGTTCCGTGAGTGATTCTGTAATCCTTTATCCGGCATTCCCGGTAAAACTTTCAAAGATTCAGTACCTTACCGGGAAAAATGAATATAAAAGGCAGCTTCAGACGGTACATATCACGGCAGATCAGTTTGCAGACGAAAACGGATTTGATAAGGAACAGATCAAAAGTATCCGGTTTGTGTTTGACAGACTGGAAAACGGTGCAGTAAACTTAGATAATATCGCTTTTGTAAAATAG
- a CDS encoding YqeG family HAD IIIA-type phosphatase — protein MMEKFYPDEYLDSTYEIDFDELYAQGYRGVIFDIDNTLVRHGAPADERACALFAHLKELGFACMLLSNNKEPRVKMFNDAVNVSYIYKAGKPNPANYKKAMEELGTDTGNTIFVGDQIFTDIYGAKRAGIRSILVKPIHPKEEIQIVLKRYLEKIVLYFYRRDLAKKNKEKQ, from the coding sequence ATGATGGAAAAGTTCTATCCGGATGAGTATCTGGATTCAACCTACGAGATAGATTTTGATGAATTGTATGCACAGGGGTATCGCGGTGTGATTTTTGATATAGACAACACACTGGTGCGGCATGGAGCACCGGCGGATGAGCGTGCATGTGCACTGTTTGCACATTTAAAAGAACTGGGATTTGCGTGTATGCTGTTGTCAAACAACAAGGAACCGCGTGTGAAAATGTTTAATGATGCAGTCAATGTTTCTTATATCTATAAGGCGGGCAAACCGAATCCGGCAAATTATAAAAAGGCGATGGAGGAACTGGGGACAGATACCGGCAATACCATTTTTGTCGGAGATCAGATTTTTACGGATATATATGGTGCGAAGCGTGCCGGTATCCGCTCGATTCTGGTAAAACCGATTCATCCGAAAGAGGAGATACAGATTGTATTAAAAAGATATCTGGAAAAGATCGTGCTGTATTTTTACAGAAGAGATCTGGCAAAGAAAAACAAAGAAAAACAATAG
- a CDS encoding M14 family metallopeptidase, whose amino-acid sequence MQFLIQGDRGVWVEYLQLALTRAGHPTRIDGIFGERTCQALKNFTGNTDVCTVNREVWEKLNPYLTGYRMHTIEKGDTVFGLSRRYGTTEEAILTANPLIDPDDLVVDAILAVPLGFPLVPQMVKYTSVLTQWIIDGLVVRYPFLSAGVIGKSVMGKDIHSLWIGTGEKQVFYSASYHANESITTPVLLTFVEEYAAAYAAGGNIVFSSAVREEHSGQTGMGQESVDARTLFDEYRLCMVPLVNPDGVDLVNGLLNSGIYYRRARQIADDYPAIPFPDGWKANIDGVDLNLQFPAGWEMAKQIKFSQGYDKPAPRDFVGEAPLTAPESVAVYELTKENDFLLILAYHTQGEVIYWKYLDYEPARSKEIADYFASVSGYAVEETPSASGYAGYKDWFIEEYDRPGYTVEAGMGENPLPMTQVERIYHDNKGILVGGMTQLR is encoded by the coding sequence ATGCAATTTTTGATACAGGGGGACCGCGGTGTGTGGGTGGAATATTTACAGCTTGCACTCACCAGAGCGGGACATCCGACCAGGATTGACGGCATTTTTGGGGAACGCACCTGTCAGGCATTGAAGAATTTTACCGGAAATACGGATGTATGTACAGTAAATCGCGAGGTATGGGAGAAATTAAACCCATATCTGACCGGATACCGTATGCACACGATTGAAAAAGGAGATACGGTTTTTGGACTATCGCGCAGATATGGGACAACGGAGGAGGCAATCCTTACGGCAAATCCGCTGATTGATCCGGATGATCTGGTTGTTGATGCCATTTTAGCGGTTCCGCTCGGATTTCCGTTGGTTCCGCAGATGGTAAAATATACGTCGGTCTTAACACAGTGGATCATAGACGGGCTTGTGGTGCGCTATCCGTTTTTGTCGGCTGGTGTCATAGGAAAAAGTGTGATGGGAAAGGATATTCACAGTCTTTGGATCGGAACCGGTGAGAAGCAGGTATTTTACAGCGCATCTTATCATGCCAATGAGAGCATTACAACGCCGGTGCTCTTAACATTTGTGGAGGAGTATGCAGCAGCTTATGCGGCAGGTGGAAACATTGTTTTTTCATCGGCTGTCCGGGAGGAACATAGTGGACAGACGGGCATGGGGCAGGAATCCGTCGATGCGAGGACGTTATTTGATGAATACAGGCTCTGCATGGTGCCGCTTGTGAACCCGGATGGGGTGGATTTAGTCAATGGCCTGTTAAACAGCGGTATTTATTACCGCAGGGCAAGGCAGATTGCGGATGATTATCCGGCAATACCATTTCCGGATGGTTGGAAGGCAAACATTGATGGGGTGGATTTAAATCTGCAGTTTCCGGCGGGCTGGGAGATGGCAAAGCAGATCAAATTTTCCCAGGGGTATGATAAACCGGCACCGAGGGATTTTGTGGGGGAGGCACCGCTTACCGCACCGGAGAGTGTGGCAGTATATGAGCTGACAAAAGAGAATGATTTTTTACTGATCCTTGCATATCATACACAGGGTGAAGTCATTTACTGGAAATATCTTGATTATGAACCGGCAAGATCAAAAGAGATCGCAGATTATTTTGCCAGTGTGAGTGGTTATGCGGTGGAAGAGACACCAAGTGCCTCCGGTTATGCCGGATATAAAGACTGGTTTATCGAGGAATATGACAGACCGGGTTATACGGTCGAGGCGGGTATGGGAGAAAATCCACTGCCAATGACACAGGTTGAGAGGATTTATCATGACAATAAGGGAATTTTGGTTGGTGGTATGACACAGTTGCGCTAA